In Nymphaea colorata isolate Beijing-Zhang1983 chromosome 13, ASM883128v2, whole genome shotgun sequence, one DNA window encodes the following:
- the LOC116266588 gene encoding 50S ribosomal protein L21, chloroplastic isoform X2 has protein sequence MASILSISTAPPSARIPSTATSLPSPALTTRLHLPSSSSSSRLSSTVSRFLFASVPNRRVLPPVFVTAAELAEPEETTDSEAVGNAELEANQLAAPLQIPKGEEVFAVGSRQYIVFPGRFLYVQRLKGANVNDKIILNNVLLVSTKSNTYIGKPVVPNAAVHAVVEEHGLNRKVIVFKYKKKKNYRRNIGHRQPNTRIRITGISGYQDAPAVEVVTAQ, from the exons ATGGCGTCGATCCTCAGTATCTCGACAGCACCACCCTCCGCTAGGATACCATCCACAGCGACCTCTCTGCCCTCTCCTGCTCTTACAACCCGACTCcatctcccttcttcttcctcttcttcgcGTTTGTCGAGCACCGTCAGCCGTTTTCTTTTCGCATCCGTCCCAAATCGTCGGGTCCTTCCTCCCGTCTTCGTCACCGCCGCGGAGTTGGCCGAACCTGAAGAAACCACCGACTCGGAAGCCGTCGGAAATGCCGAACTGGAAGCGAACCAACTTGCCGCACCTCTTCAGATTCCCAAAGGAGAAGAAGTATTCGCG GTGGGCTCCCGGCAGTACATTGTCTTCCCCGGACGCTTTCTCTATGTGCAGAGGCTGAAGGGTGCCAACGTGAACGATAAG ATTATCCTCAACAATGTTTTGCTTGTATCAACCAAGTCCAATACTTATATTGGTAAACCAGTTGTGCCAAATGCTGCTGTTCATGCAGTAGTGGAAGAGCAT GGTTTGAATCGCAAAGTTATTGTCTTCaaatacaagaagaagaaaaactaccGGAGGAACATTGGACACCGCCAG CCCAATACACGGATCAGGATAACTGGCATTTCAGGCTACCAGGATGCACCTGCTGTTGAAGTGGTTACTGCACAGTAG
- the LOC116266588 gene encoding 50S ribosomal protein L21, chloroplastic isoform X1, translated as MASILSISTAPPSARIPSTATSLPSPALTTRLHLPSSSSSSRLSSTVSRFLFASVPNRRVLPPVFVTAAELAEPEETTDSEAVGNAELEANQLAAPLQIPKGEEVFAVVMVGSRQYIVFPGRFLYVQRLKGANVNDKIILNNVLLVSTKSNTYIGKPVVPNAAVHAVVEEHGLNRKVIVFKYKKKKNYRRNIGHRQPNTRIRITGISGYQDAPAVEVVTAQ; from the exons ATGGCGTCGATCCTCAGTATCTCGACAGCACCACCCTCCGCTAGGATACCATCCACAGCGACCTCTCTGCCCTCTCCTGCTCTTACAACCCGACTCcatctcccttcttcttcctcttcttcgcGTTTGTCGAGCACCGTCAGCCGTTTTCTTTTCGCATCCGTCCCAAATCGTCGGGTCCTTCCTCCCGTCTTCGTCACCGCCGCGGAGTTGGCCGAACCTGAAGAAACCACCGACTCGGAAGCCGTCGGAAATGCCGAACTGGAAGCGAACCAACTTGCCGCACCTCTTCAGATTCCCAAAGGAGAAGAAGTATTCGCGGTAGTCATG GTGGGCTCCCGGCAGTACATTGTCTTCCCCGGACGCTTTCTCTATGTGCAGAGGCTGAAGGGTGCCAACGTGAACGATAAG ATTATCCTCAACAATGTTTTGCTTGTATCAACCAAGTCCAATACTTATATTGGTAAACCAGTTGTGCCAAATGCTGCTGTTCATGCAGTAGTGGAAGAGCAT GGTTTGAATCGCAAAGTTATTGTCTTCaaatacaagaagaagaaaaactaccGGAGGAACATTGGACACCGCCAG CCCAATACACGGATCAGGATAACTGGCATTTCAGGCTACCAGGATGCACCTGCTGTTGAAGTGGTTACTGCACAGTAG